The stretch of DNA ATGAAAGCTGAAAATCTCGCCAATCAACTATCAGATTTGGCGAGATTTTTTATTTGCTCATCCTTGTTATTCCCGATGGACAAGGTGTCACAGTGGATTGACCTGAGGGGGTGCCAGTTTCCGGGGGTGTGCGAGTTTTGGTGCGGGGTGCCCCAGTTTCACCCCAGGGTGTACGAGTTCGCCCTGAGGGTGTGCAGGTTTCACCGGGGTGTGCGAGTTTTGGTGCGGGGTGCCCCAGTTTCCTCCCAGGGTGTACGAGTTCGCCCTGAGGGTGTGCCAGTTTCCCCAGGGTATGCGAGTTTTGGTGCGGGGTGCCCCAGTTTCCTCCCAAGGTGTACGAGTTCGCCCTGAGGGTGTGCCAGTTTCCTCGGGGTGTGCGAGTTTTAGGGCAGGGTGCCGCAGTTTCAACCCAGGGTGTACGAGTTCACCCTGAGGGTGTGCCAGTTTCCCCGGGGTGTGCGAGTTTTAGAGCAGGGTGCCTCAGTTTCCTCCCAAGGTGTACGAGTTCGCCCTGAGGGTGTGCCAGTTTCCCCGGGGTGTGCGAGTTTTAGAGCAGGGTGCCTCAGTTTCCTCCCAAGGTGTACGAGTTCGCCCTGAAGGTGTGCCAGTTCCTATCCCTCAACCCTCTTCGCACTCTTCTCCAAGTAATTCACAATTCCCATCGCGCTGACATCCATGTCGAGTTCGATCATCTTATATGCCCGATGATCATCCGGAACGCCGAGCTCCCGGAGGTGGGTGCGGACCCGGGTTAATATGCGTTCTGTCAAGGCAGCGTGTCCTTCTCTTTTGGCGGCTGCCGCCTTGGCCTCTTCCATGAATACCCCGAGCCACTCGGACACTTGGTGCAATGTTTCATTGGGCGATGTGCTTGCCCCGAAATGACCGAAGTAGATGACATCTGGATTTTTAGCCATGAAACGGTCGATGGCCTGCTGCATCTTGTCCGGGTCGAACTGGTTTGGCGATGTGGACGGCGGGAAGAATGCCACTCCGTCTTGTATCAACGGTTCATAGCGGATGCCTGCTGTGTCGCCGATGAATATGCCGTTGCTGACCGGGTCGTAAATGCTGATATGGTGGTTGGCGTGCCCTGGCGTATCCCAGAACTCCAGCGTGCAAGCTTCCCCGATCTTCAGCGTATCGCCTTCGGTCATTTCCAAGATCCGGTCTTCCGGGATCGGGACAACCGGATCGAATAGTTCGTCAAACCGCTCTCCGTAGACGGCCCGGGCTCCTGCCACCAACCGGCTTGGGTCCGCCAGATGGCGTGCGCCTCTAGGATGAACGACGGCTTTGGCGTTCGGGCATTCCGTCATGAGCAGCCCTGCCCCGCCTGAATGGTCCAAGTGGACGTGTGTTGCGATGATATATTTGATCTGATCCAACGAGATCCCCAGCGTTTCTAACCCCTTTTTAACATGAGGAATCGACGTGCTCGGCCCTGTATCGACCAGTGTGATATCTTCCTCCATGATGACGTATGTCCCCGTGCGTTCCTCCAAGCCGAGGTCGAATCCATCCAATATGTAGATCCGGTCGTCCAGCTTGATCGGTGCTTTTTGCTGCATTTTACAACCCCCCAGTTGAATTGATACTTTCCACTCCTCCTTAACTCATTTTCGACAATTTGGAAGGATTCTCCTTGTTTTGTGACGAAAATTAGACGGTGGTAGGTCATTTAGGTTACATATTCGTAAAATATTCGTTGTATTTCAACATAATTAGTATAATAGATATAACATTCCGAGTAATTCCATAGATGGATGATAATGGAGAGAGAGGGGATTTCGTGAACAGTCTATTGAGCGTATTCCGTAAGAGGAAAGAAGGGTTTCTCGAAACGGGCAAGCCGCTTGTCGTGACGATGCAGTTGGAGGCAGGGCAGATGACGAAGCAGGCCAAGTTGATCGGATTGTCTGAAGAGGATTTGCAGGTCCTGAGGCGTATGAAGCCGATCATCGCCTCGCACTTGCCGGATATGGTGGACAAGTTCTATAGGAAGTTATTGGAGGTGCCTCTGTTGGAATCGATTATCTTCCGGCATAGTTCACCGGAACGGCTGATCGGGAAGCTTATACACATCTGACTGTAATGCTGGATGGAAAGATCGATGATGCGTATATCCAGCAACGGATGACGATTGCGCGGGTCCATTATGAGATCGGACTCGACCCGCAATGGTATATCGGGGCTTTCCAGCTGTTGCAGGACGCGTTCTTGCAATGTTTGCAGGAGAAAGAGGACGACCCGCAGGAGATGTACCGCTCCATGCAAGCACTTACGAAAATATTTAATTTCGAGCAGCAATTGGTGTTGGAAGAATATCATAAAAGCTACCTGCGAGGCATAGCGGACGAAAATGCGAAAGTGCGAACGGAAGTGAAGGAACGGATCGGGGCTACGAGTGGAGATCTTGTGACAATCAGCGAGGAGACACAAGCGTCGATGGAGGAGCTGATTGCCAGCAGCAATGAGGTGGCAGCGACAGTGCAGCAGACGAAAGAACAATCGACAGTCACGCAAGAGTTGGCACGTGAAGGCTATACGCAAATGGAATCGCTGCATGAGAAGATGATGCAGATAAAAAAGAGTGCGAGTGACATGCAGCGAATCATGGGGCAGTTGGATTTATCGTCGAAGGAAATCCAAAATGTGATTACGATTGTACGGACGATTGCGGACCAGACCAATTTGCTGTCATTGAACTCGGGCATCGAAGCGGCAAGAGCGGGAGCATACGGGAAAGGCTTTGCGGTCGTCGCGGAGGAAATCAGAAAGTTGGCGGATGAGACGAAACAGTCGATCGGGCAGATTACGGATTTGATTCAACGTAATGGAGGGTATATCGGCAACGCTTTGGAAACACTTGCGGAAATGCAGGAGCGGATAGTGGAAGGAAGCGAAGACTCGGAGGGAACGAAGACGACATTCGAGAGCATTGTAGCCGCCATGGATGCGAATATCCGCTGCATCACTTCGGCGGTGAGCGAATTGCAGGCGTTGGTGGCAGGCATCGGGCAAATGGGGCGGGCGACAGAGCAGATTGCCGACTCGGCAGATGCGTTGAATGAAACGACACATAGTTTTTAAGTGAAGACCGGTTCGGGGGAGGACCGGTTTTTCATTTCAACTGGAAATTCCAAGTTTTGCTCAACATCGGAACGGGTTCGCCGATATTAGAAATAACGAACGTTCTCAAATACAAGGGGGTATGGGAGATGGTCAGTCGGATTGGGGGAAGTCCTGTCACACCACAGGCAGGCGTAGTAGCTGACAGTGTGGCGTCCACCAAGGATGTGGAGATGGTCAGCGAAATGCAAGCTATACGAGACAATCAGCAAGCGGTGGAACAACAGGTATTGCCGCTGGAAAAAGCGAAGCAGCTAACCGAGAGCATGAACAATTTTCTGGAAAGCACAAATACCCAACTACGATTTGAATTCCATGATCAGCTGCATGAATACTACGTGACAATCGTCAATTCGAAAACAGACGAAGTCGTCCGTGAAATTCCATCGAAGAAACTGATGGACATGCACGCGGCCATGCGCGAATTCCTCGGAC from Bacillus sp. OxB-1 encodes:
- a CDS encoding methyl-accepting chemotaxis protein, which translates into the protein MQALTKIFNFEQQLVLEEYHKSYLRGIADENAKVRTEVKERIGATSGDLVTISEETQASMEELIASSNEVAATVQQTKEQSTVTQELAREGYTQMESLHEKMMQIKKSASDMQRIMGQLDLSSKEIQNVITIVRTIADQTNLLSLNSGIEAARAGAYGKGFAVVAEEIRKLADETKQSIGQITDLIQRNGGYIGNALETLAEMQERIVEGSEDSEGTKTTFESIVAAMDANIRCITSAVSELQALVAGIGQMGRATEQIADSADALNETTHSF
- a CDS encoding MBL fold metallo-hydrolase, whose translation is MQQKAPIKLDDRIYILDGFDLGLEERTGTYVIMEEDITLVDTGPSTSIPHVKKGLETLGISLDQIKYIIATHVHLDHSGGAGLLMTECPNAKAVVHPRGARHLADPSRLVAGARAVYGERFDELFDPVVPIPEDRILEMTEGDTLKIGEACTLEFWDTPGHANHHISIYDPVSNGIFIGDTAGIRYEPLIQDGVAFFPPSTSPNQFDPDKMQQAIDRFMAKNPDVIYFGHFGASTSPNETLHQVSEWLGVFMEEAKAAAAKREGHAALTERILTRVRTHLRELGVPDDHRAYKMIELDMDVSAMGIVNYLEKSAKRVEG
- the flaG gene encoding flagellar protein FlaG; this encodes MVSRIGGSPVTPQAGVVADSVASTKDVEMVSEMQAIRDNQQAVEQQVLPLEKAKQLTESMNNFLESTNTQLRFEFHDQLHEYYVTIVNSKTDEVVREIPSKKLMDMHAAMREFLGLLIDRKI
- a CDS encoding protoglobin domain-containing protein, with protein sequence MNSLLSVFRKRKEGFLETGKPLVVTMQLEAGQMTKQAKLIGLSEEDLQVLRRMKPIIASHLPDMVDKFYRKLLEVPLLESIIFRHSSPERLIGKLIHI